Proteins from a genomic interval of Caulobacter sp. NIBR1757:
- a CDS encoding DUF692 domain-containing protein, translating into MSGVAPRLGLPLLGDGLGLRDEHFGHLMRTRPDRWGADWFEIISENFIGHHGWAARVLEHVAAHRPVVMHGVSLSIGSTDPLDRAYLKGLADLAERVKPAWISDHLCWTGVGGRNSHDLLPMPLTEEALAHVADRVRAVQDILGRPLVIENPSSYLEFAASQMPEWAFLGRLAEDTGCGLLLDCNNVHVSAHNHRFDPVAYIQALPADHIVQVHLAGPSDGGDHLMDTHDHPVPDAVWPLYALAQRRTGGVSTLLEWDASIPPYEDLLAELGKARLHRDLREAAVA; encoded by the coding sequence ATGAGTGGTGTTGCCCCCCGCCTCGGCCTCCCCCTCCTGGGGGATGGCCTTGGCCTGCGGGACGAGCATTTCGGCCATCTGATGCGCACCCGTCCCGACCGGTGGGGCGCCGACTGGTTCGAGATCATCAGCGAGAACTTCATCGGCCATCACGGCTGGGCGGCGCGGGTGCTGGAGCATGTCGCGGCGCACCGGCCGGTGGTCATGCATGGCGTCTCCCTGTCGATCGGATCGACCGATCCGTTGGACCGCGCCTATCTCAAGGGCCTCGCCGACCTGGCCGAGCGGGTGAAGCCGGCCTGGATTTCCGACCATCTGTGCTGGACCGGCGTCGGCGGCCGCAACAGCCACGACCTGCTGCCCATGCCCCTGACCGAAGAGGCGCTCGCCCATGTCGCCGACCGGGTGCGGGCCGTGCAGGACATCCTGGGCCGTCCGCTGGTCATCGAGAACCCCAGCAGCTACCTGGAATTCGCCGCCAGCCAGATGCCCGAATGGGCCTTCCTCGGCCGCCTGGCCGAGGACACCGGCTGCGGCCTGCTGCTCGACTGCAACAACGTCCACGTCAGCGCCCACAACCACCGCTTCGATCCGGTGGCCTACATCCAGGCCCTGCCGGCCGACCACATCGTCCAGGTCCACCTGGCCGGCCCCAGCGACGGCGGCGACCATCTGATGGACACTCACGATCATCCGGTGCCGGACGCCGTCTGGCCCCTCTACGCCCTGGCCCAGCGACGCACCGGTGGCGTCTCGACCCTGCTGGAATGGGACGCCTCCATCCCGCCCTACGAGGACCTGCTGGCCGAGCTGGGCAAGGCCCGGCTGCATCGCGACCTGCGCGAGGCCGCCGTTGCCTGA
- a CDS encoding DNA-binding domain-containing protein: MPDLADLQAALQQAVTGPAPETWGRAGALLAPSPMSPERRLSLYAHGYRARLLDSLRREFPALCALMGSTVFDLFAEGYIEACPPGTPSLHDLGGRFPAWLEQTRPADAGEEAQLPIQLARLERAWSGALRAPGPEGLTPPPPDLLLHPSGRLKLPGTTVLLRLDFDFAPLLAAVAEGNPPPTPQARPTLVAIARSNYRISLHTLSPGRFAWLRALGHDGAPALAAAATAAEGEDPGALLADLVLWLPMAIQAGLVIAD; the protein is encoded by the coding sequence TTGCCTGACCTGGCTGACCTTCAAGCCGCCCTGCAACAGGCCGTCACCGGACCCGCGCCCGAAACCTGGGGGCGGGCCGGCGCCCTGCTGGCTCCCTCGCCGATGAGCCCGGAGCGGCGCCTGTCCCTCTACGCCCACGGCTATCGCGCCCGGCTGCTGGACAGCCTGCGCCGCGAATTCCCGGCCCTTTGCGCCCTGATGGGATCAACCGTCTTCGACCTGTTCGCCGAGGGCTATATCGAGGCCTGCCCGCCCGGCACGCCGAGCCTGCACGATCTCGGGGGCCGCTTCCCCGCCTGGCTGGAACAGACCCGGCCGGCAGACGCCGGCGAGGAGGCCCAGCTGCCCATCCAGCTGGCGCGGCTGGAACGGGCCTGGTCCGGCGCCCTGCGCGCGCCCGGCCCGGAGGGCCTCACACCCCCACCCCCGGACCTGCTGCTGCACCCGTCCGGCCGGTTGAAGCTTCCCGGGACCACGGTGCTGCTGCGGCTGGACTTCGACTTCGCGCCGCTGCTGGCGGCCGTGGCCGAGGGCAACCCGCCGCCGACGCCGCAGGCCCGCCCGACCCTGGTCGCCATCGCCCGCTCAAACTATCGGATCAGCCTCCACACCCTGAGCCCCGGCCGTTTCGCCTGGCTTCGGGCCCTCGGCCATGACGGCGCCCCGGCGCTGGCGGCGGCCGCGACGGCGGCGGAGGGCGAGGATCCCGGCGCCCTGCTGGCCGATCTGGTCCTCTGGCTGCCGATGGCCATTCAGGCCGGCCTGGTGATCGCCGACTGA
- a CDS encoding NAD(P)/FAD-dependent oxidoreductase, with product MTPDLDALIVGAGPAGLTAAIYLGRFKRRIAVIDAGDSRAAWIPITHNHPGWPDGIRGTDLLARIRAQAEKYGPDIREGTVEGVKPVKGGFEVTVGAETLTAANVLLACGVKDNDPPLPGVEEAVRRALIRICPICDGYEVSGLEVGVIGDGDLGAREALFLLNWTDRVSLIHVGPKAALSAGSRGKLTKAGVTLIETACQSVVLENDSLSALCFGPDHTVRFDALYAALGCVARSELAVQAGARLDDQNRLIVDDHQQTSVPGLFAAGDLVRGLNQISTAEGEAAIAATAIHNRLRGEV from the coding sequence ATGACCCCTGATCTCGACGCCCTCATCGTCGGCGCCGGCCCCGCCGGGCTGACCGCCGCCATCTACCTTGGCCGCTTCAAGCGACGCATCGCCGTCATCGACGCGGGGGACAGCCGCGCCGCCTGGATCCCGATCACCCACAACCATCCCGGCTGGCCGGATGGCATCAGGGGAACCGACCTGCTGGCCCGCATCCGCGCCCAGGCCGAGAAGTACGGCCCGGACATCCGCGAGGGCACGGTCGAGGGCGTGAAGCCTGTGAAGGGCGGCTTCGAGGTCACCGTCGGGGCAGAGACCCTGACCGCCGCCAACGTCCTGCTGGCCTGCGGGGTGAAGGACAACGACCCGCCGCTGCCCGGCGTCGAGGAGGCCGTGCGCCGGGCGCTGATCCGCATCTGCCCGATCTGCGACGGCTATGAGGTCTCGGGCCTCGAGGTCGGGGTGATCGGCGACGGCGATCTGGGCGCTCGCGAGGCGCTGTTCCTGCTCAACTGGACAGACCGCGTCAGCCTGATCCACGTCGGCCCAAAGGCAGCCTTGTCAGCCGGCTCGCGCGGCAAACTCACGAAGGCCGGCGTCACCCTGATCGAGACCGCCTGCCAGAGCGTGGTGCTGGAGAACGACAGCCTGAGCGCCCTCTGCTTCGGCCCCGACCACACCGTCCGCTTCGACGCCCTCTACGCGGCGCTCGGCTGCGTCGCCCGCTCGGAGCTGGCCGTGCAGGCCGGCGCCAGGCTGGACGACCAGAACCGCCTGATCGTCGACGATCACCAGCAGACATCCGTCCCCGGCCTGTTCGCGGCCGGCGACCTGGTGCGCGGTCTCAACCAGATCAGCACCGCCGAGGGCGAGGCGGCCATCGCCGCTACCGCCATCCACAATCGGCTGCGGGGTGAGGTCTAG
- a CDS encoding cytochrome P450, translated as MADGNFDKRAADKAAAETTPLAELNPGLPDRFAADSFWPVFERLRREDPVHYTAESEWGPYWSVTRFEDIVAVDTNHQAFSSDAHLGGITLADFNPEFMLPMFIAMDQPKHDVQRKTVSPAVSPARLMELESVIRERAGKLLDELPIGEQFDWVDRISIELTTQMLATLFDFPWEDRRKLTRWSDVATAIPGQGVVETEEEGQMELLGCLEYFTRLWNERINAEPRPDLISMLCHGESTKNMEPMEYLGNIILLIVGGNDTTRNSITGGLLALNQNPAEYDKLRANPALIPNMVSEIIRWQTPLAHMRRTCLADTEVGGKLIKKGEKVVMWYVSGNRDETVIADADRFLIDRERARHHLSFGFGIHRCLGNRLAEMQLRIVWEEILKRFPRIDVVGEPKRVFSSFVKGYESLPVIIPERV; from the coding sequence ATGGCCGATGGAAACTTCGACAAGCGCGCCGCCGACAAGGCTGCTGCTGAAACCACGCCTTTGGCCGAGCTGAATCCCGGCCTGCCCGACCGCTTCGCCGCCGACAGCTTCTGGCCGGTGTTCGAGCGCCTGCGCCGGGAAGACCCGGTCCACTACACGGCCGAGAGCGAGTGGGGCCCCTACTGGTCGGTGACCCGGTTCGAGGACATCGTCGCGGTCGATACCAACCACCAGGCCTTCAGTTCCGATGCGCACCTGGGCGGCATCACCCTGGCCGACTTCAATCCTGAATTCATGCTGCCGATGTTCATCGCCATGGATCAGCCCAAGCATGATGTGCAGCGCAAGACCGTCAGTCCGGCGGTCAGCCCGGCGCGGCTGATGGAGCTGGAGTCGGTGATCCGTGAGCGGGCCGGCAAACTGCTCGACGAGCTGCCGATCGGTGAGCAGTTCGACTGGGTCGATCGCATCAGCATCGAGCTGACCACCCAGATGCTGGCCACCCTGTTCGATTTCCCCTGGGAGGACCGCCGCAAGCTGACCCGCTGGTCCGACGTCGCCACCGCCATCCCGGGCCAGGGCGTCGTCGAGACCGAGGAAGAGGGGCAGATGGAGCTGCTCGGCTGCCTCGAATACTTCACCCGCCTGTGGAACGAGCGGATCAACGCCGAGCCCAGGCCGGACCTGATCTCCATGCTCTGCCATGGCGAGAGCACCAAAAACATGGAGCCCATGGAATACCTGGGCAACATCATCCTGCTGATCGTCGGCGGCAACGACACCACCCGCAACTCGATCACCGGCGGCCTGCTGGCCCTGAACCAGAACCCGGCCGAGTACGACAAGCTGCGCGCCAACCCGGCCCTGATCCCCAACATGGTCTCGGAGATCATCCGCTGGCAGACGCCGCTGGCCCACATGCGGCGCACCTGCCTGGCCGACACCGAGGTCGGCGGCAAGCTGATCAAGAAGGGGGAGAAGGTGGTCATGTGGTATGTTTCGGGCAACCGCGACGAGACGGTGATCGCCGACGCCGACCGCTTCCTGATCGACCGCGAGCGGGCCCGGCATCACCTGTCCTTCGGCTTCGGCATCCACCGCTGCCTGGGCAACCGCCTGGCCGAGATGCAGCTGCGCATCGTCTGGGAAGAGATCCTCAAGCGCTTCCCCCGCATCGACGTGGTCGGCGAGCCCAAGCGGGTCTTCTCCAGCTTCGTGAAGGGCTACGAGAGCCTGCCGGTGATCATTCCCGAGCGGGTCTAG
- a CDS encoding methyl-accepting chemotaxis protein, which produces MRLPRLADAPLAIKVGLAPMLAIIALALVAGGSWWMNLNQRAVLTHVVEVDAPASLELATISQRIRSAHGELYLLLTRQSAGIETDTISGRAEKLTGEIVEIKKAVDVALARTAAGSREQADLTGLKKDLKDYEDAVGVVMSMLEVDVATAAQFTVPFEEAYVKMTAALDKAAQSVSEASVARAEASVKQAELIGAVAIVLVALALVGVAGIAFLLVMAIRKDVTRIAQATETLAGGDNAIDLDRLKRADELGALVRSLVVFRDNQLRLADLAAQQEALAAQQDQSRAGEEARRAQSSREQAQVVEGLANGLSRLSQGDLTFQLTTPFAAAYEGLRNDFNKTVIELASVIRTISERAVTIEQVSGETSLAADDLSRSTEQQAASLQQTAAALEQISAAAVRAAEGAGKADKVVTETGADARDSGEVVRRAVTAMAGIEESSRHVTQIIGVIDEIAFQTNLLALNAGVEAARAGDAGRGFAVVASEVRALAQRSAEAAKEIKSLIAASSQQISSGVDLVGQAGAALDRIVGRVGDVTALMTEIVGSVREQSIGLREVTLTANRMDQMTQQNATLVGESTSASHMMRQEAEQLGGLIRRFKVSAAEAAHDEPARRYARAG; this is translated from the coding sequence ATGCGTTTACCGAGGCTTGCCGACGCTCCGCTCGCCATCAAGGTCGGACTTGCGCCGATGCTGGCCATCATCGCCTTGGCCCTGGTGGCCGGCGGTTCGTGGTGGATGAACCTCAACCAGCGCGCCGTGCTGACCCATGTGGTCGAGGTCGACGCGCCGGCCAGCCTTGAGCTGGCCACCATCTCGCAACGCATCCGCTCGGCCCACGGTGAGCTTTATCTGCTGCTCACCCGCCAGTCGGCGGGCATCGAGACGGACACCATCTCCGGCCGCGCCGAAAAACTCACCGGCGAGATCGTCGAGATCAAGAAGGCCGTTGATGTCGCCCTGGCCAGGACCGCGGCCGGTTCGCGGGAACAGGCCGACCTGACGGGCCTCAAGAAGGATCTCAAGGACTACGAGGACGCCGTCGGCGTCGTCATGTCGATGCTCGAGGTCGACGTCGCCACCGCCGCCCAGTTCACGGTCCCGTTCGAGGAGGCCTACGTCAAGATGACCGCCGCCCTCGACAAGGCGGCGCAGAGCGTCAGCGAGGCCTCCGTGGCCCGCGCCGAAGCCAGCGTGAAACAGGCCGAGCTGATCGGCGCCGTGGCCATCGTCCTGGTCGCCCTGGCCCTGGTTGGGGTGGCCGGCATCGCCTTCCTGCTGGTCATGGCCATCCGCAAGGATGTCACCCGCATCGCCCAGGCCACGGAAACCCTGGCCGGCGGCGACAACGCCATCGATCTCGACCGCCTGAAGCGGGCCGACGAGCTGGGCGCCCTGGTGCGTTCGCTGGTGGTGTTCCGCGACAACCAGCTGCGGCTGGCCGACCTCGCCGCCCAGCAGGAGGCGCTGGCCGCCCAGCAGGATCAGTCCCGGGCCGGCGAGGAGGCCCGCCGGGCCCAATCGAGCCGCGAGCAGGCCCAGGTTGTCGAAGGCCTGGCCAACGGCCTCAGCCGGCTGTCGCAGGGCGACCTGACCTTCCAGCTGACCACCCCGTTCGCCGCCGCCTACGAAGGCCTGCGCAACGACTTCAACAAGACCGTTATCGAGCTGGCCAGCGTTATCCGCACCATCTCCGAGCGCGCCGTGACCATCGAACAGGTGTCCGGCGAGACCAGCCTGGCGGCCGACGACCTGTCGCGCAGCACCGAGCAACAGGCCGCCAGCCTGCAGCAGACGGCCGCCGCCCTGGAGCAGATCAGCGCCGCCGCTGTCCGCGCCGCCGAAGGCGCCGGCAAGGCCGACAAGGTGGTCACCGAGACCGGCGCCGACGCCCGGGACAGCGGCGAGGTGGTGCGCCGCGCCGTCACCGCCATGGCCGGCATCGAGGAGAGCTCGCGCCATGTCACCCAGATCATCGGGGTGATCGACGAGATCGCCTTCCAGACCAACCTGCTGGCGCTCAACGCCGGCGTGGAAGCGGCCCGGGCCGGAGATGCCGGTCGCGGCTTCGCGGTCGTCGCCTCGGAAGTGCGGGCCCTGGCCCAGCGCTCGGCCGAGGCGGCCAAGGAGATCAAGAGCCTGATCGCCGCCTCCAGCCAGCAGATCAGTTCCGGCGTCGACCTGGTCGGCCAGGCCGGCGCGGCCCTGGACCGCATCGTCGGTCGGGTCGGTGATGTCACCGCCCTGATGACCGAGATCGTCGGTTCGGTGCGCGAACAGTCGATCGGCCTGCGCGAGGTCACCCTGACCGCCAACCGCATGGACCAGATGACCCAGCAGAACGCCACCCTGGTCGGCGAATCCACCTCCGCCTCGCACATGATGCGCCAGGAGGCCGAGCAACTCGGCGGCCTGATCCGCCGCTTCAAGGTCAGCGCCGCCGAGGCCGCGCATGACGAACCAGCCCGGCGGTACGCCCGAGCCGGCTGA
- a CDS encoding NifU family protein — translation MFIQTEVTPNPDVIKFLPGREVLGTGSREITSPEEAIVSPLATALFALGDVTRVFLGPDFLTVTRNPDIEWAHLKAPILAAIMDHYTSGKPVLASGSDDAEDDTVYDEDTLQIVAEIKDLLDTRVRPAVAQDGGDIVFNRFDVESGTVYLHMRGACSGCPSSAATLKAGVENMLRHYVPEVMRVEQTL, via the coding sequence ATGTTCATCCAGACCGAAGTCACGCCCAATCCGGACGTCATCAAGTTCCTGCCCGGCCGCGAGGTTCTGGGGACCGGCAGCCGCGAGATCACCAGCCCGGAAGAGGCCATTGTCTCGCCCCTGGCCACCGCGCTGTTCGCGCTCGGTGATGTGACGCGGGTCTTCCTGGGCCCCGACTTTCTGACGGTGACCCGCAACCCCGACATCGAGTGGGCCCATCTGAAGGCGCCGATCCTGGCCGCCATCATGGACCACTACACCTCCGGCAAGCCGGTTCTGGCCAGCGGCAGCGACGATGCCGAGGACGACACCGTCTACGACGAGGACACCCTGCAGATCGTCGCCGAGATCAAGGACCTGCTCGACACCCGGGTGCGCCCGGCCGTGGCCCAGGACGGCGGCGACATCGTCTTCAATCGCTTCGATGTCGAGAGCGGCACCGTCTATCTGCACATGCGCGGCGCCTGTTCGGGCTGCCCCTCGTCCGCCGCCACGCTCAAGGCCGGGGTCGAGAACATGCTGCGCCACTATGTGCCCGAGGTGATGCGCGTGGAGCAGACCCTCTAG
- a CDS encoding malonic semialdehyde reductase produces MSSPLPDACLDQIFREARTRNGWETAPLAETLIRAVYDLARMGPTSANASPARFVFVTSEEGKAKLAGCASAQNAPKILQAPCTVIIGYDLEFMDRLPQLFPHNPGARDWFPKGSEVAEKTAFRNGTLQGAYLIMAARSLGLDCGPMSGFSNDKVDELFFAGTAVKSNFICSIGHGTDKDLFPRSPRLSFEDACTIR; encoded by the coding sequence ATGTCCTCGCCGCTGCCCGACGCCTGCCTCGACCAGATCTTCCGCGAGGCCCGCACCCGCAACGGCTGGGAGACCGCGCCGCTCGCCGAGACCCTGATCCGGGCCGTCTATGACCTGGCCCGCATGGGCCCGACCAGCGCCAACGCCAGCCCGGCCCGTTTCGTCTTCGTGACCAGCGAGGAGGGCAAGGCAAAGCTGGCCGGCTGCGCCTCGGCCCAGAACGCCCCGAAGATCCTTCAGGCCCCCTGCACGGTGATCATCGGCTACGACCTCGAATTCATGGACCGGCTGCCGCAGCTGTTCCCGCACAACCCCGGCGCCAGGGACTGGTTTCCCAAGGGCTCCGAGGTCGCCGAAAAGACGGCCTTCCGGAACGGTACGCTGCAGGGCGCCTATCTGATCATGGCCGCCCGCAGCCTTGGCCTCGACTGCGGCCCGATGAGCGGCTTCTCGAACGACAAGGTCGATGAGCTGTTCTTCGCCGGCACGGCGGTGAAGTCCAACTTCATCTGCTCCATCGGCCACGGGACGGACAAGGACCTCTTCCCCCGCAGCCCGCGGCTGAGCTTCGAGGACGCCTGTACGATCCGCTAG
- a CDS encoding alpha/beta hydrolase — translation MKLLGRILLGLVALIVVVAVVGWLAMRRGEIPWATLEAKYANAESEWVDLPGGIRAHYRDQGNPDGPVLVLVHGFAANLDTWEPWVQRLGKDYRVVSLDLPGFGLTRAPKGYRLTPTAFDDTVEGVAKHLKLGRFTLAGNSMGGGVAWQYALKHPDRLEGLVLVDAAGFPEPAQEGSPIAFKILRNPVGRFLLKDLDTTRVTAQGLRSAFEPQPELATDTMVARYVELARAPGHKDIILGMMSDPAGRRFADPKALATIKAPTLVMHGDTDKLISAEAGRKFAAAIPGSQLIIYEKVGHVPMEHVPDKSAADLDAWHKARVRAPTKP, via the coding sequence ATGAAGCTGTTGGGCAGGATCCTGCTGGGCCTCGTCGCCCTGATCGTCGTCGTCGCCGTGGTCGGCTGGCTGGCCATGCGGCGCGGCGAGATTCCCTGGGCGACACTGGAGGCGAAATACGCCAACGCCGAGAGTGAGTGGGTCGATCTGCCCGGCGGCATCCGCGCCCACTATCGCGACCAGGGCAACCCGGACGGCCCGGTGCTGGTCCTCGTCCACGGGTTCGCGGCCAACCTCGATACCTGGGAGCCCTGGGTCCAGCGGCTGGGCAAGGACTACCGCGTCGTCAGCCTCGACCTGCCGGGCTTCGGCCTGACCCGCGCGCCCAAGGGCTATCGGCTGACCCCGACCGCCTTCGACGACACCGTCGAGGGCGTCGCCAAGCACCTGAAGCTCGGCCGTTTCACCCTGGCCGGCAATTCCATGGGCGGCGGCGTCGCCTGGCAGTATGCGCTCAAGCATCCGGACCGCCTGGAAGGCCTGGTGCTGGTCGATGCCGCCGGCTTCCCGGAGCCGGCCCAGGAGGGGTCGCCCATCGCCTTCAAGATCCTGCGCAACCCGGTCGGCCGCTTTCTGCTCAAAGACCTCGACACAACCCGGGTCACCGCCCAGGGCCTGCGCTCGGCCTTCGAGCCGCAGCCGGAGCTGGCCACCGACACCATGGTCGCCCGCTATGTCGAACTGGCCCGCGCCCCGGGCCACAAGGACATCATCCTCGGCATGATGAGCGATCCGGCCGGCCGGCGCTTCGCCGATCCGAAGGCGCTGGCGACCATCAAGGCCCCGACCCTCGTCATGCACGGCGACACCGACAAGCTGATCAGCGCCGAGGCCGGCCGCAAGTTCGCCGCCGCCATCCCGGGCTCGCAACTGATCATCTACGAAAAGGTCGGCCACGTTCCGATGGAGCACGTCCCCGACAAGTCGGCCGCCGACCTCGACGCCTGGCACAAGGCCAGGGTCAGGGCCCCGACGAAGCCCTGA
- a CDS encoding S9 family peptidase yields the protein MLVDASLSPDGTRLAILRERWTAGKRSALIHVLPADNPKAPPHEIIIGDNNVIAIGWANESRLMVTLQFDKTPDGKPTGIMRYNKIYPVPVTRLMFIGADGSKPTLAFVADAAATDKVFNLAVVVDKLERDPDLVLMERWDTVQNRLGLFRVNVNNGLSMPVEFGERATVGWECQDGMAVLRYDANQRRTVFTVFARAPGEDKWKLVRKLRRNELQKLLGFDVVGASSEPGVMLVSSRAENEQYYSVRKYDLKTLAFGEVVAAVEGRDVDSLFQDASNRIIAVAYTADRLGYSFQIPGLAGHYKGLSAYFGNDCNLALADVDREANRFLIRVSGPRHPGGYVLYDVKAKHLEELGDAQPWLTTDRLAPMETLKIKTRDGAEIGAYLTRPLGEVKNRPMVVMPHGGPEVRDSRGYHRQVQALAARGWLVLQPNFRGSGGLGVAFADAGRKRWGDRMQEDVEDAVAHVIAGGWADPKKIAIFGFSYGGYAALMGAVRKPQIYRCAVAGAAPADLMKMMDFEAKEGTDSPGYLYWARTMGDPNTDAAMLRAASPALQVDAIDIPILIVQGDEDYIVPVEQGRLMAKALAKAGKPHEYWEIEGEGHGGFERDVELKYLTRVIDFIARAFA from the coding sequence GTGCTGGTCGACGCATCGCTGTCGCCAGACGGCACCCGGCTGGCCATCCTTCGCGAGCGCTGGACGGCCGGCAAGCGCAGCGCCCTGATCCATGTGCTGCCGGCCGACAATCCCAAGGCGCCGCCGCACGAGATCATCATCGGCGACAACAATGTCATCGCCATCGGCTGGGCCAACGAGAGCCGGCTGATGGTCACCCTGCAGTTCGACAAGACGCCGGACGGCAAGCCGACCGGCATCATGCGCTACAACAAGATCTATCCGGTGCCGGTGACCCGCCTGATGTTCATCGGGGCGGACGGCAGCAAGCCGACTCTGGCCTTCGTCGCGGACGCGGCCGCCACTGACAAGGTGTTCAACCTGGCCGTGGTGGTGGACAAGCTGGAGCGGGATCCGGATCTGGTCCTGATGGAGCGCTGGGACACGGTCCAGAACCGGCTCGGTCTGTTCCGGGTGAACGTCAACAACGGCCTGTCGATGCCGGTCGAGTTTGGCGAACGCGCGACGGTCGGATGGGAGTGCCAGGATGGCATGGCCGTTCTGCGCTATGACGCCAACCAGCGCCGCACAGTGTTTACCGTCTTCGCCCGGGCGCCGGGCGAGGACAAATGGAAGCTGGTGCGCAAGCTGCGCCGCAACGAACTGCAGAAACTGCTGGGCTTTGATGTTGTGGGCGCCTCCAGCGAACCAGGCGTCATGCTGGTCAGTTCCCGGGCCGAGAACGAGCAGTACTACTCGGTCCGCAAGTACGACCTGAAGACCTTGGCATTCGGCGAGGTGGTGGCCGCCGTCGAGGGCCGGGATGTGGACAGCCTCTTCCAGGATGCCTCGAACCGGATCATCGCGGTTGCCTACACGGCGGACCGCCTCGGCTACAGTTTTCAGATCCCTGGTCTGGCCGGTCACTACAAGGGGCTGAGCGCCTATTTCGGCAACGATTGCAATCTGGCGCTCGCTGACGTCGATCGCGAGGCAAACCGCTTCCTGATCCGCGTCTCCGGCCCGCGCCATCCGGGCGGCTATGTGCTCTACGACGTCAAGGCCAAGCATCTGGAGGAACTGGGCGACGCCCAGCCCTGGTTGACGACCGACCGTCTGGCGCCGATGGAGACGCTGAAGATCAAGACCCGCGACGGGGCCGAGATCGGCGCCTACCTGACCCGGCCGCTCGGCGAGGTGAAGAACCGGCCGATGGTGGTCATGCCGCACGGCGGGCCCGAGGTGCGCGACAGCCGCGGCTACCACCGGCAGGTTCAGGCCCTGGCGGCGCGGGGCTGGCTGGTGCTGCAGCCCAACTTCCGGGGCTCCGGCGGGCTGGGCGTGGCCTTCGCCGACGCCGGGCGCAAGCGCTGGGGCGACCGCATGCAGGAGGATGTCGAGGACGCGGTGGCCCATGTGATCGCGGGCGGCTGGGCCGACCCGAAGAAGATCGCCATCTTCGGCTTCTCCTATGGCGGCTACGCGGCCCTGATGGGGGCGGTGCGCAAGCCGCAGATCTACCGCTGCGCCGTGGCCGGGGCGGCGCCGGCCGACCTGATGAAGATGATGGACTTCGAGGCCAAGGAAGGCACGGACTCGCCGGGCTACCTCTACTGGGCCCGGACCATGGGCGACCCGAACACCGACGCGGCCATGCTGCGCGCCGCCTCGCCGGCCCTGCAGGTCGACGCCATCGATATTCCCATCCTGATCGTCCAGGGCGATGAGGACTATATCGTGCCGGTCGAACAGGGACGCCTGATGGCCAAGGCCCTGGCCAAGGCGGGCAAGCCGCACGAGTACTGGGAGATCGAGGGGGAGGGCCACGGCGGCTTCGAGCGGGACGTCGAGCTCAAATACCTGACCCGGGTGATCGACTTCATCGCAAGGGCCTTCGCCTGA